GATGATGTCACGGATCTTGAATTGAGTATTGACGTATAGTGTCCCAATTCTCTTCGATGCGTGGAAACTTTTGCCGTTTTCATGCACCGGTCTTGTGTTGACAAGATAGGTAACACCATTTCCTGCTTTGATCGGTGGTGGAGGTAGTTTACCTGTTGAGTGAAGCCATTCAACGGCAGCTGTTAAAATGTCTCTCCAGTACTTCAGTTGATAGGACTTTCCGTCGGGGAAGATGATTCGTGTAAATTTTAGCTGGTCACCAGGTTTTAGCGAAAAATCGGTGAGGCGTTTTCCCGGAGGCGGGGGGCCAGTCCCCTCAGATATGATAGATGGTGGTGCGGGCTCGTTTATTCCGGCGTAACGCATTATGGCGAATGCTCTTCTCACCACCTCTCCCGCGTTCATCGACTGAATATCCCACTCCACTATCTTTTTCTCCTGAAGAGGCTTCTGGATGCCTGTGTCATAAACCTCCCATCTGGAGCCGTCTGTTGCGATGAAGTATCTTACACCCTCGGAGACACAGTAGGAAATTTGTTGCAGCAAATCCTCCTGCTTACCCAGAGGCTTCGCGCCCACAAAAGCCAGCCTCTGACCGTTATGAAGTAAAGCGTAGTCAGGCCGCCCCGCCGGCGTCGAGACCTCGGGCCTAACAAGCTCAGGGTTCTCGGTATCCCATCCAAGACCCCTCAGCAGAGGGTCTATCAACACATAACGTGTCAAAGCCTCGCTTGACTGAAGCTCCTTCTGATAATCCTGAATACGTTTCTTAAGCTGCTCAACAAGGGAAACAAGTTCCCGAACCATCGTAAAAAGAGCCGCGTATCCAGCGATATATGCGTATTGTTTGCGTTGGGTAGTTGTTGAAAGATTAAATTATTGTGGGTATCGTTGTCTTCTGGTTTGGGTGAAGCACAGTTCGAGATAATTCTCGACCATTACCGCAATCCACGTAACTATGGAGAGATGAGCGACGCGTCTGTTAAGGTTAAGGACTCGAATCCTCTGTGCGGCGACGTGGTGGAGGTTTTTCTCAAGATTAACAGCGACGGCGTGGTTGAGAAAGCGACTTTCCGCGGCCACGGCTGCGCCATAAGCCAAGCCTCGGCATCGATGCTGATAGAATCTATTCAGGGCAAGAAACTCGATGAACTCAAGAACCTTGACAAACAACACATCTTTGAGATGTTGGGGATTGAGGTGGGGCCAGTAAGGGTGAAATGCGCCCTACTTCCGCTAAAGGCTCTCAAAGCCGCTGTCTACAGCTACCTCGGGCTCAAGCTCGATGAAGAAGAGTAGCTTTTATCCCCGCTTAACAACAATTCTTTGTTGAAACTGGTTAAGGACCCTGTCCACGGCTATGTCACCATCTCCGATGAAGAAAGAAGGCTCGTCGACTCCGCGGCGGTCCAGAGGCTGCGAAGAATAAGCCAGCTACCGCTCGTTCACCTTGTTTACCCCGGGGCCCGTCACAGCCGCTTCGACCACTCCCTCGGCTGCATGCATCTAGCGGGAGAGTTCGCCGACCATCTAAACCTCGACACCCATGAGAGAAACCTTCTCAGAGCATCGGCGCTACTACACGACATCGGACACACACCGTTCTCACACCTCTTCGAGCAGCTTCTCATGGAAAAGCGTCTGAGCCACGAGGACATGAGCATCAAAATAGTTCAGGAAGATGATGAGATAGCTTCGGCGCTGGAGATCATGGGACTTGATGTGAAAGAGGTTGTGGATGTTCTGCGAGGCAGGTCCCGACTCAGCGGCCTCGTCTCAGGCCCCCTTGACGTGGACCGATTGGATTTTCTGCTCAGAGACGCCTACTTCACCGGCGCAACCTATGGCGTGGTAGATGTCCGACGAATCATCAGACTCACCCGTCTTCTCGAGGACGGGCCAGCCGTAGACAGCAGAGGAATAGGAGTGGTCGAGGAGCTCGCCATCGCCCGCTACCACTCCTTCATCAACATCTACTTCCACCACGCGGCGAGAGCGGCTCAACACCTCCTACTAAGAGCGGCCAAAATGCTAGGAGACGAGCTCGACTTCAGCACAATGACAGTTCAAGAATATCTCCAACACGACGACTACACCACCTGGTGCTTGTTAAGGAGCAGGGAGAAAAGCAGACCATACATAAAAATGCTTGAAAAAAGAATTTTGCCGAAGAGAGTTTTTGAGCAGAAATTTCTCGGCGAAAATGGTCTGCGGATAAATTACTCAGATATTTCTCTGCTTGAGAGGCTGATTGCCGAGGAGGCTGGAACCGAGCCTACGAAAATCTATGTCGACTACAGCTACGCTCCTCCCCTAACCAAATACGGGCCCGGAGAAGTTAGAATCCATCCACCACCCGATACAGATTCATGGATTATTCAGCAACTCTCTAAGCCCTTGAAGCTGGTGAGGGTTTACGTGGAGCGCGAAGCTGCAGAACTTGACAGAGTTCGAAAGGCGGCGGAAAAAATTATCGGCTCAGAGACGGTATAAATAAGCCGTCGGATGCTGTGAGAGCGGGCTTTACTCCCCCTGTGCGGTAGTCTATTCTGCTGGATATGGTTCCGCCTGTGTTGACGACTATGACGCGTGGCAGGTTTTCCCGGGGTGGGGCTGGTGGAGGCGGGTTGAAGACGGGTGCGACGGCTGAAGAAAGCTTGCGTATCTATGTAGAAGCGTCAACACGCACACCCATGTTGTAACCGTTTGGAAGCTTCAAAACCAGAACATCAGGCTCCCCAAACTCGTAACGAGCCATCACAAACCCATGAAGCCTCAGCC
The sequence above is drawn from the Candidatus Caldarchaeum subterraneum genome and encodes:
- a CDS encoding type I restriction enzyme R protein N terminal domain protein, which translates into the protein MVRELVSLVEQLKKRIQDYQKELQSSEALTRYVLIDPLLRGLGWDTENPELVRPEVSTPAGRPDYALLHNGQRLAFVGAKPLGKQEDLLQQISYCVSEGVRYFIATDGSRWEVYDTGIQKPLQEKKIVEWDIQSMNAGEVVRRAFAIMRYAGINEPAPPSIISEGTGPPPPGKRLTDFSLKPGDQLKFTRIIFPDGKSYQLKYWRDILTAAVEWLHSTGKLPPPPIKAGNGVTYLVNTRPVHENGKSFHASKRIGTLYVNTQFKIRDIIRHTISLLQKSGVSPDNVFLSVD
- a CDS encoding nitrogen fixation protein NifU codes for the protein MWVSLSSGLGEAQFEIILDHYRNPRNYGEMSDASVKVKDSNPLCGDVVEVFLKINSDGVVEKATFRGHGCAISQASASMLIESIQGKKLDELKNLDKQHIFEMLGIEVGPVRVKCALLPLKALKAAVYSYLGLKLDEEE
- a CDS encoding metal-dependent phosphohydrolase; translation: MLKLVKDPVHGYVTISDEERRLVDSAAVQRLRRISQLPLVHLVYPGARHSRFDHSLGCMHLAGEFADHLNLDTHERNLLRASALLHDIGHTPFSHLFEQLLMEKRLSHEDMSIKIVQEDDEIASALEIMGLDVKEVVDVLRGRSRLSGLVSGPLDVDRLDFLLRDAYFTGATYGVVDVRRIIRLTRLLEDGPAVDSRGIGVVEELAIARYHSFINIYFHHAARAAQHLLLRAAKMLGDELDFSTMTVQEYLQHDDYTTWCLLRSREKSRPYIKMLEKRILPKRVFEQKFLGENGLRINYSDISLLERLIAEEAGTEPTKIYVDYSYAPPLTKYGPGEVRIHPPPDTDSWIIQQLSKPLKLVRVYVEREAAELDRVRKAAEKIIGSETV
- a CDS encoding glutamyl-tRNA(Gln) amidotransferase subunit D; translated protein: MVTGYGGLAAEVLRGLGVGLGDEVEVVRNGLRLHGFVMARYEFGEPDVLVLKLPNGYNMGVRVDAST